The following coding sequences lie in one Niabella agricola genomic window:
- a CDS encoding UxaA family hydrolase, whose amino-acid sequence MAEIVLKVHPKDNVIVALKDLKKGQIISYGGAEYELQNDIGAKHKFFTQDLQAGDEIIMYGVLVGKAQEFIPRGGLMTTTNTKHAADPFEYRPYQYHWTAPDVSKFKGRTFNGYHRSDGRVGTANYWLFMPTVFCENRNLDVIREALHNELGYAVTDKYKKYAHHLVEAFKNQEDLSGIMLNAVPGGANQKSDRLFKNVDGIKFLNHQGGCGGTRQDAGTLSKLLAAYADHPNVAGITILSLGCQNLQTKQLLEDIKLRNPAFDKPILVFEQQQSQSEEQLVADAIRKTFEGLIEANKIERSPAPLTALTVGVKCGGSDGFSGISANPAVGYTSDLLAALGAKILLAEFPELCGAEQQLIDRTIEEAAARKFIHLMTSYNDQALSVGSGFFMNPSPGNIKDGLITDAIKSTGAAKKGGTSPVVDVLDYTEPATKPGLSLVCTPGNDVEATTGKAASGATLILFTTGLGTPTGNPVCPTIKIATNTSLANRMGDIIDINTGGIIDGEKTIEQMGEEILEYCIKAASGEVIPKAVLLNQDDFIPWKRGVSL is encoded by the coding sequence ATGGCGGAAATCGTTTTAAAAGTTCATCCCAAGGACAACGTAATCGTGGCGTTAAAGGATTTAAAGAAGGGACAGATCATCAGCTACGGAGGAGCCGAATACGAATTGCAAAATGACATCGGTGCAAAACATAAATTTTTTACACAGGACCTTCAGGCGGGTGATGAGATTATCATGTACGGCGTTTTGGTAGGTAAGGCACAGGAGTTCATTCCCAGGGGAGGACTGATGACCACCACCAATACCAAACATGCAGCCGATCCCTTCGAATACCGCCCGTATCAGTATCACTGGACCGCTCCGGATGTTTCGAAATTTAAAGGCCGGACTTTTAACGGGTATCACCGCAGCGATGGCCGGGTGGGAACAGCCAATTACTGGTTATTTATGCCCACAGTATTTTGTGAAAACCGTAACCTGGATGTGATCCGCGAGGCGCTGCATAATGAGCTGGGATATGCGGTTACCGATAAGTACAAAAAATATGCGCATCATCTGGTAGAGGCATTTAAAAACCAGGAAGATCTTTCCGGCATTATGTTGAATGCCGTTCCTGGCGGAGCCAACCAGAAAAGCGACCGTCTGTTTAAAAACGTGGATGGCATTAAGTTTCTAAATCATCAGGGTGGCTGCGGCGGCACCCGGCAGGATGCCGGCACGCTTAGTAAACTGCTGGCCGCTTATGCCGATCATCCCAACGTGGCGGGTATCACCATCCTGAGCCTGGGATGTCAGAACCTGCAGACCAAACAGTTGCTGGAAGATATTAAATTAAGAAACCCTGCCTTTGATAAACCCATCCTTGTATTTGAACAGCAGCAATCGCAGAGCGAGGAACAGCTGGTGGCCGACGCCATCCGCAAAACATTCGAAGGGTTGATTGAGGCCAATAAAATAGAGCGCAGTCCGGCGCCTTTAACTGCATTGACCGTTGGTGTAAAATGCGGCGGCAGCGATGGTTTCAGCGGCATTAGTGCCAACCCCGCAGTGGGCTATACCAGCGACCTGCTGGCGGCATTGGGAGCAAAGATCCTGCTGGCCGAGTTCCCCGAATTATGTGGTGCCGAGCAACAGCTGATCGACCGAACCATTGAAGAAGCCGCTGCGCGGAAGTTCATTCACCTGATGACTAGTTACAATGACCAGGCGCTCAGCGTGGGCTCCGGGTTTTTTATGAACCCCTCCCCAGGTAATATAAAAGACGGGTTGATCACCGATGCGATCAAGAGCACGGGCGCTGCAAAAAAAGGCGGTACTTCCCCGGTAGTGGATGTGCTGGATTATACCGAGCCGGCTACCAAACCAGGGCTAAGCCTGGTATGCACACCGGGGAATGATGTGGAGGCAACCACCGGTAAAGCCGCTTCCGGCGCCACGTTGATCCTGTTTACCACAGGGCTGGGTACGCCAACCGGCAACCCGGTTTGTCCAACGATTAAAATTGCTACCAACACCTCACTGGCCAACCGGATGGGGGATATTATCGATATCAACACCGGAGGTATCATCGACGGGGAAAAAACAATTGAACAAATGGGAGAAGAGATCCTGGAGTATTGCATCAAAGCTGCAAGCGGTGAAGTGATACCTAAGGCGGTATTGCTGAACCAGGATGATTTTATTCCCTGGAAAAGAGGCGTTTCCCTATAA
- the uxaC gene encoding glucuronate isomerase, which translates to MKQFLDDNFLLETQTAERLYHEYAKQMPIIDYHCHLPPQQIAEDHQFQNITQAWLYGDHYKWRAMRTNGVKEHYITGSATDEEKFLKWAETVPYALRNPLYHWTHLELQRYFDIHETLDASSGKGIYDAASARISSSAYSVKNLLRKMNVKVVCTTDDPVDSLEFHRQIKTDGFEIPVYPAFRPDNAMNVSSPETFAAYVTKLEAVSAIEVRNLDTYLQALKSRHDFFAEMGCTVSDHGLEHIHAADYTEAGVSAAFDKIRAGKHLSAEEQEQFRSAMLVWFAEWDHEKAWVQQYHLGALRNNNARLLQQLGPDTGWDSIGDFSQGRALSKFLNGLDKNDRLAKTILYNLNPADNELFATMTGNFNDGSVIGKVQWGSGWWFLDQKEGMINQMNTLSNMGLISRFVGMLTDSRSFLSFPRHEYFRRILCNLFGNDIENGELPADINWVGTLIQDICFNNANTYFGFGAK; encoded by the coding sequence GTGAAACAGTTTTTAGACGATAATTTTTTACTGGAAACCCAAACGGCGGAACGCTTGTATCACGAGTATGCAAAGCAGATGCCGATCATAGACTATCATTGTCATCTACCACCCCAGCAAATAGCGGAAGATCACCAGTTTCAAAACATCACCCAGGCCTGGCTCTACGGCGATCATTACAAATGGCGGGCTATGCGTACCAATGGGGTAAAGGAGCACTACATTACCGGATCTGCCACCGATGAGGAGAAGTTTCTGAAATGGGCGGAAACCGTCCCCTATGCGCTGCGTAACCCGCTGTATCACTGGACGCACCTGGAACTGCAACGGTACTTTGATATTCATGAAACCCTGGATGCCAGCAGCGGTAAAGGCATTTATGATGCGGCTTCTGCCAGGATCAGCAGCAGCGCATACAGCGTAAAGAACCTGCTTCGGAAAATGAATGTGAAAGTGGTTTGTACTACGGACGACCCGGTAGATTCACTGGAATTTCACCGGCAAATAAAGACTGATGGTTTCGAAATACCGGTATATCCGGCCTTCCGGCCCGATAACGCCATGAATGTTTCCAGCCCGGAAACCTTTGCTGCATACGTAACAAAACTGGAAGCGGTTTCCGCTATAGAGGTAAGGAATCTGGATACCTACTTGCAGGCATTGAAAAGCCGGCACGATTTCTTTGCAGAAATGGGGTGCACCGTGTCGGACCACGGGCTGGAGCATATTCATGCCGCCGATTATACAGAGGCAGGCGTCAGCGCTGCATTTGATAAGATCCGGGCGGGTAAGCATCTTTCAGCAGAAGAGCAGGAGCAATTCCGCTCGGCGATGCTGGTTTGGTTTGCAGAATGGGATCATGAAAAAGCATGGGTACAGCAATACCATTTGGGCGCACTGCGGAACAACAATGCCCGCCTGCTTCAACAATTAGGTCCTGATACCGGCTGGGATTCCATCGGCGACTTCTCCCAGGGAAGAGCGCTTTCCAAATTCCTCAACGGGCTCGACAAGAACGACCGGCTGGCCAAAACCATCCTGTACAATCTCAATCCGGCCGATAATGAACTGTTTGCCACGATGACCGGAAATTTCAATGACGGTTCGGTAATTGGAAAAGTACAGTGGGGCTCCGGCTGGTGGTTCCTGGATCAGAAGGAGGGAATGATCAACCAGATGAACACCCTTTCCAATATGGGACTGATCAGCCGCTTTGTGGGAATGTTAACGGATTCCCGGAGTTTTCTTTCATTTCCCAGGCACGAATACTTCCGCAGAATACTCTGCAATTTGTTTGGAAACGATATCGAAAATGGCGAACTTCCCGCCGATATCAACTGGGTAGGAACGCTCATACAGGATATCTGTTTCAATAACGCGAATACGTATTTTGGATTTGGAGCGAAGTAG